The Gemmatimonas aurantiaca T-27 DNA segment GCTCGCTCCTGCCCGACTTCGACACCCTGGCCGTCCATGCCGGCCGCGCTGACTTCCACGCGCTTGGTGTGCACGCTCCGCCTATCGACCTGTCGTCGACCTATCCGGTGCCAGATCCCGAACAGGGTACGGCCAGCTACGATGCCATGGCCGCAGGGGGCACGCCGCAGGGCAGCGCCATCTATGCTCGACTCCACAATCCCACGGTCGCCCGCGCAGAACAGGCGGTAGCCGAACTGGAAGGCGCCGAGGCGTGCGTGGCCTTTGCGTCGGGAATGGCCGCCACGACGGCCATTCTGCTGGCCGCGGCGATGCATGGCCGTCATGTGGTGGCGGTGCGCCCGCTCTACGGCGGCACGGACCACCTGCTCGACAGCGGGCTGCTGCCGATCGACGTGACCTTTGCCGAGCCGCATGAGGTGGCGCAGGCGATTCGCCCGGACACCGGCCTCGTCTTCATCGAGACCCCGGCCAATCCCACGCTCGATCTGCTCGACATTTCCGCGATCGTGCGTGACGCCGGAACCGTACCGGTGGTGGTGGACAGCACGTTCGCGACTCCAGTGCTTCAGCAGCCGCTTCGTCATGGCGCCACGATGGTGCTGCACAGCGCCACCAAGTTCCTGGGTGGTCACGGTGATGTGGTCGCCGGTGTGGTCGCCACCAGTGAAGTGTGGGCCCGCCGGCTGCGCCAGGTGCGTATTCTCACCGGGGGCATCCTGCATCCCCTGGCGGCGTTCCTGCTGCTACGTGGCCTCCCCACGCTGCCCATGCGCGTCGAACATGCGCAGCGCACGGCGGGGGTGCTGATGGAGCGCCTGGCCGCCCATCCGATGATCACGGGTGTGCACTATCCAGGTCATGCCGGTAGTGATCCCACTGGACTGATCGGTCGGCAGATGGCCGGTCCGGGCACCCTGATCGCGTTCGAAGTCCGTGGCGGAGTGGATGCGGCCAATGCCCTGATGCGCGCGCTCACGCTGATCACGCCGGCGGTGAGTCTGGGCTCCACCGACACGCTGATCCAACATCCGGCGGGATTGACGCACCGCCTGCTCGATCCGGCCGTGCGGGAGGCCGAGGGCATCACGGATGGTCTGCTGCGGCTGTCGGTGGGTCTGGAGTCAGCCGAGGCGCTGTGGCGGGATCTGGCCGCGGGACTGGATGCGGCGGAAGATGTTGCGGAGCATACCGAAGGAACGCTGGCGATGTCATCGCGCTGACGCATTCGCACTACCTTTGTGCGATCTCAACCGGGACGCCCGATAGTGGACGCGGAACAGCACGCGCAGCACGAAACGATGGTGGAGGCGCTGGAGTTGTCGGGGGACTATCAGGTGCTCCGTCGACTGGTCGTGCCGGCCTTTTACCACGCACCGGATGCGGCACCGCCAGGGACGCCGTTGATGCGTGGTCTGGTGGTGGATGTGGAGACCACCGGCCTCGACACGGCACGCGATGTCATCATCGAGTTTGGCGCCGTGCCGTTCGATTTCGATGGGGAGGGTCGGGTGTACACGGTGCACCCGCCGTTGTCGTACTTCGAAGATCCGGGACGGCCGATTCCTGCCGAAGCTTCGGCCATCACGGGCATCACGGATGACGATGTGCGTGGCAAGCGCATCGACGACGCTGCGGTGTTGGCCGCGCTCGATCAGGCCGTGCTCGTCATCGCGCACAATGCGGGTTTCGACCGTCGCATGCTGGAGCGCCGACTACCAGCGTTCGCGGCCAAACATTGGGCGTGTTCGCAGCAGGAAGTGCCGTGGGTGCGTTTTGGCAGTCGCAGCCAGAAGCTCGACTACCTGCTCTACCGCATTGCTCGCGCGTTTCACACGGGCCATCGCGCCGCCGATGACTGCCTGGCCACCCTGCATCTGTTGGCATCTGCGCATCCGGTGTCGCCGAGCGATTCGTCCGACGATGTGGAGGATGTGCGATCAGCGGTCCAGATCGCGCCGCTGCAATTGCTGCTGCAGCATGCTCGTCGACGGACGTACCGCTTGTGGGCCACCGGTACACCGATCGAAGTGAAGGACGTGCTCAAGGCTCACGGCTATCGTTGGTTTCCCGGCAGCGAGCAGCGTCAGAAGGGGTGGTACCGTGATCTGACGTCCGATGATGCGCTGGCCGAGGAGCAGGTGTGGCTGCAGGAACACGGGTACGGCGGTCGCGTGAATCCCAACTGGAAGGTGGAGAAGTTCACGGCATTGGAGCGCTATTCCGAGCGCATGGGTTGATCGTAGCTCGGTCGTAGGCTGTCGGTGGTACCGATGTCGGACCGGGCGCTATCGCGATGCGGTGGCGCCGGCGGCACGGGAGTACAACGTGTGGGCACGTGCCACGATGCGTCGCATCTCCACTCGGTGAAACGGCACAGTCAGGCGGCCGGTGCGGCGTACCGAGTACATCGGCACACCGGCGAGGAATTCCACGGTCGTGGCATCGACTGGTGCATCGGCCATCACGGCAGAATCGATGCCTGCCGCCGTGATGGTGGGCCAGGGTGCGAGTGAATCACCGCGCAGACGCCACTCGCGATAGTGACGCAGGGAGCCGGTGGTATCGAAGGCATACAATCGCACGACGCGAATGAGTCCACGTTCGTACCGCTCGTCGATGCCGACGAGGTGGCCCTTCGTGATGATGGGTTCCCACGTCCATGCCTTGGGACCTGGGCGCCCCGTGGCGGCGTCGACGCTGTCGCTCATCACATCTTCGACGGCCGTCGCCGAAGCGGTGCGCATCGTCAGATCCATTGCCGGTGCGTTGTCGGTACACGCGGTGGCGGTGCCCACGGCGCCCATCACCAGCAAGGGAACCAACGTGCGCAACCGTGCGTGACACCATCGCATACCGTGAGAGATCCCGCATTTCATGTGGCAATTGTATCGCGACCCCATCGTCTCCCGCCATGGCGTCACACTCTGACAGTGTTGGGACGGGAGTGGCCTCATGGACAGCGCCGCGATCTTCTGCGAGCTTTCCGCATGATTTCCCGTGTGCTGATTGTCGACGATGAACCGCTGGCCCGTGAACGGCTATCCGAGCTCACCAGACGCCTCGCGCCCACGGCCGCGCTGCGCGAAGCCGGCAATGGCACCGATGCCATCACCCTGATCGGTTCCTG contains these protein-coding regions:
- a CDS encoding trans-sulfuration enzyme family protein, which gives rise to MIRSLLPDFDTLAVHAGRADFHALGVHAPPIDLSSTYPVPDPEQGTASYDAMAAGGTPQGSAIYARLHNPTVARAEQAVAELEGAEACVAFASGMAATTAILLAAAMHGRHVVAVRPLYGGTDHLLDSGLLPIDVTFAEPHEVAQAIRPDTGLVFIETPANPTLDLLDISAIVRDAGTVPVVVDSTFATPVLQQPLRHGATMVLHSATKFLGGHGDVVAGVVATSEVWARRLRQVRILTGGILHPLAAFLLLRGLPTLPMRVEHAQRTAGVLMERLAAHPMITGVHYPGHAGSDPTGLIGRQMAGPGTLIAFEVRGGVDAANALMRALTLITPAVSLGSTDTLIQHPAGLTHRLLDPAVREAEGITDGLLRLSVGLESAEALWRDLAAGLDAAEDVAEHTEGTLAMSSR
- a CDS encoding 3'-5' exonuclease, whose translation is MDAEQHAQHETMVEALELSGDYQVLRRLVVPAFYHAPDAAPPGTPLMRGLVVDVETTGLDTARDVIIEFGAVPFDFDGEGRVYTVHPPLSYFEDPGRPIPAEASAITGITDDDVRGKRIDDAAVLAALDQAVLVIAHNAGFDRRMLERRLPAFAAKHWACSQQEVPWVRFGSRSQKLDYLLYRIARAFHTGHRAADDCLATLHLLASAHPVSPSDSSDDVEDVRSAVQIAPLQLLLQHARRRTYRLWATGTPIEVKDVLKAHGYRWFPGSEQRQKGWYRDLTSDDALAEEQVWLQEHGYGGRVNPNWKVEKFTALERYSERMG